A DNA window from Sulfitobacter noctilucicola contains the following coding sequences:
- a CDS encoding MATE family efflux transporter has product MEQGRFLTGGTMGHVVRMTATGAMGITFVFLVDAANLFWVSQLGQPQLVAAIGFAYAVQFFSVSIAVGLMIGATAVISRSIGMGSRDQARRQAGAAAVIAASILACVSTLIVGFRHQLIGFTGAEGETARLAARYLAITIPSLIPMSAALVLSGTLRADGYGAKAMYITLTGGMLLMLIDPVLIFWMGWGLDGAAIGLVLFRFTLLVAAIYFAIIQMKLVDRPTLRTLRNIAGPFMAVAGPAIATQMSTPAGNYLLTIVMARYGDEAMAAWAVVGRLTVVVFGGVFALSGAIGGIFGQNFGAGQMDRVRSTYRDALMFCFAYTVVAWVLMLIATPYVIKAFALTGVGQDVLRSFTLVGVGGFIFIGALFVSNAAFNNLGKPGRSTLVNWSKDGILSFPAAAAFAGLFGASGVIYGQAAAGALMGIIAATWGWFYVNGLRGPDAAGLDPAPPRAYPNPDRHRRR; this is encoded by the coding sequence ATGGAGCAGGGTCGCTTCCTGACCGGCGGGACCATGGGGCATGTTGTCCGCATGACCGCCACAGGGGCGATGGGGATCACGTTTGTTTTTCTGGTTGATGCTGCGAACCTGTTCTGGGTTAGCCAGCTGGGCCAGCCTCAACTCGTCGCGGCCATCGGCTTTGCTTATGCGGTTCAGTTTTTCTCGGTCTCGATTGCTGTCGGGCTGATGATCGGGGCAACTGCCGTGATCTCTCGCAGTATTGGTATGGGCAGCCGCGATCAGGCGCGCAGACAGGCAGGGGCAGCTGCGGTGATCGCGGCGTCTATCCTTGCCTGTGTTTCGACGCTGATCGTCGGATTTCGCCATCAACTGATCGGGTTCACAGGGGCCGAAGGAGAAACCGCGCGCCTTGCGGCCCGTTATCTTGCCATCACGATACCATCACTTATTCCGATGTCGGCGGCATTGGTCCTTTCCGGCACACTGCGCGCGGATGGCTACGGGGCCAAGGCCATGTATATTACGCTCACGGGTGGCATGCTGTTGATGCTGATCGATCCTGTTCTGATTTTCTGGATGGGATGGGGACTTGATGGTGCAGCCATCGGTCTGGTGCTTTTCCGGTTCACGCTGTTGGTTGCGGCGATCTATTTCGCAATCATCCAGATGAAACTGGTGGACCGTCCCACCTTGCGCACACTGCGTAATATCGCCGGACCATTCATGGCTGTTGCCGGTCCTGCGATTGCAACGCAGATGTCGACACCGGCGGGTAATTATTTGCTGACCATAGTCATGGCACGCTACGGGGACGAAGCAATGGCAGCCTGGGCGGTCGTCGGGCGGTTGACCGTCGTTGTCTTTGGCGGGGTCTTTGCGCTGTCCGGTGCGATTGGTGGCATATTCGGTCAGAACTTCGGTGCGGGACAGATGGATAGGGTTCGCAGTACTTACCGCGACGCGCTGATGTTCTGTTTCGCCTATACGGTCGTGGCGTGGGTTCTGATGTTGATTGCCACGCCCTATGTCATCAAAGCCTTCGCGCTGACAGGTGTGGGACAGGATGTGTTGCGGTCATTCACGCTTGTCGGCGTAGGTGGTTTTATCTTTATCGGAGCACTTTTTGTCTCGAACGCTGCGTTCAATAATCTGGGCAAGCCCGGGCGCTCGACACTCGTGAACTGGTCCAAGGACGGCATTCTCAGCTTTCCTGCAGCGGCTGCATTCGCGGGTCTGTTCGGGGCCAGCGGTGTGATTTACGGGCAAGCCGCAGCAGGCGCATTGATGGGGATCATCGCCGCGACATGGGGCTGGTTCTACGTCAACGGCTTGCGCGGGCCGGATGCGGCGGGCCTTGACCCTGCGCCGCCACGCGCCTACCCGAACCCCGACAGGCACCGCCGCCGCTGA
- a CDS encoding 50S ribosomal protein L11 methyltransferase has product MTTFTALTTLQGRDAAYALGEAMERLEPEPTGVGVFEMEDGSGLWEVGAYFEAEPDDTSLAVLAAAMGAKPFVVSELPETDWVAHVRRELAPVEAGRFFVYGSHDADKVPADCEPLLIEAAMAFGTGHHGTTLGCLRALDRLANNGFVGEHVADIGCGTAVLAMGAARIWPQTVIASDIDEVAVDVARANVAANGLEGRVDCVEAAGFDHPTLAAAAPFDLVFANILKGPLVSLAPDMAKALQEDGYAILSGILNEQADEVIEVYARSGINLVHRESIVDWTTLTLQKNT; this is encoded by the coding sequence ATGACGACCTTCACTGCTTTGACGACACTTCAGGGGCGCGATGCCGCTTATGCTTTGGGCGAGGCAATGGAACGGCTTGAGCCGGAACCCACAGGCGTTGGTGTTTTCGAAATGGAAGACGGATCGGGCCTTTGGGAGGTCGGCGCATATTTCGAAGCGGAGCCTGATGATACGTCGCTGGCGGTTCTCGCCGCAGCCATGGGGGCGAAACCTTTTGTGGTGTCCGAGCTTCCCGAGACAGATTGGGTAGCCCATGTTCGGCGTGAACTTGCACCTGTCGAGGCGGGGCGCTTTTTCGTCTACGGATCGCATGATGCAGACAAGGTTCCGGCCGATTGCGAACCTTTGCTGATCGAGGCGGCGATGGCCTTTGGGACCGGACATCACGGCACCACGTTAGGCTGTTTGCGTGCGCTTGACCGTTTGGCAAACAATGGCTTTGTCGGCGAGCACGTGGCCGACATCGGTTGTGGGACTGCGGTGTTGGCCATGGGGGCTGCGCGCATCTGGCCACAGACGGTGATCGCAAGTGATATTGACGAGGTAGCGGTTGATGTAGCCCGCGCGAATGTCGCCGCGAACGGACTAGAAGGGCGCGTCGACTGTGTGGAGGCAGCAGGCTTTGATCATCCAACCCTCGCTGCGGCTGCACCGTTTGATCTGGTCTTTGCCAACATCTTGAAAGGGCCGCTTGTGTCGTTGGCACCCGACATGGCGAAGGCATTGCAAGAGGATGGATATGCGATTCTGTCGGGAATCCTGAACGAGCAGGCAGACGAGGTGATCGAGGTTTATGCACGATCCGGCATCAATCTGGTTCACAGGGAAAGCATTGTCGACTGGACGACACTGACCCTGCAAAAAAATACCTGA
- a CDS encoding DUF1127 domain-containing protein, with product MAAFDTSRTAYGSSAAASSLISRMFASVVSWNDARVTRKALSSLTDRELEDIGLIRGDIEGVAQTSFFR from the coding sequence ATGGCAGCTTTCGACACATCCCGCACCGCATACGGCTCCTCCGCAGCCGCATCCTCCCTGATCTCACGCATGTTCGCATCCGTCGTAAGCTGGAACGACGCTCGCGTTACCCGCAAGGCGCTGTCTTCTTTGACAGACCGCGAACTGGAAGACATCGGTCTCATCCGTGGCGACATCGAAGGTGTAGCACAGACATCTTTCTTCCGCTGA
- the ruvC gene encoding crossover junction endodeoxyribonuclease RuvC — protein sequence MRVIGIDPGLRNLGWGVIDVAGSRISHVANGICHSQGTDLAQRLLSLHEQLTLVFQTYRPETAAVEQTFVNKDGAGTLKLGQARGIAMLVPAQAGLSIGEYAPNKIKKTVVGVGHADKGQVAHMVKIQMPGVVLTGPDAADALAIAICHAHHGGNGALDAAVARASA from the coding sequence ATGCGGGTAATCGGTATTGATCCGGGGTTGCGAAACCTTGGTTGGGGTGTGATCGACGTGGCAGGAAGCCGGATTTCGCATGTTGCGAACGGAATTTGTCACTCTCAGGGCACTGATCTGGCACAGCGTCTGCTGTCACTGCATGAGCAACTGACATTGGTTTTTCAGACTTACCGCCCGGAAACGGCAGCGGTGGAGCAGACATTTGTGAACAAAGACGGAGCAGGAACGCTGAAACTGGGACAGGCGCGCGGCATCGCGATGCTGGTGCCGGCCCAAGCTGGATTGTCCATCGGCGAATATGCCCCGAATAAGATCAAGAAAACCGTCGTTGGTGTAGGCCATGCAGATAAGGGGCAGGTGGCACACATGGTCAAAATCCAGATGCCCGGTGTGGTCCTGACGGGGCCTGATGCAGCTGATGCTCTCGCCATCGCAATCTGCCACGCGCATCACGGGGGCAACGGGGCTTTGGATGCCGCCGTGGCAAGGGCAAGCGCATGA
- the ruvA gene encoding Holliday junction branch migration protein RuvA produces the protein MIGKITGRIDYRATDHILIDVRGVGYLVFCSDRTLAALPAVGEVTALYTDLVVREDLLQLFGFQTLVEKEWHRLLTSVQGVGAKASLAILGTLGHDGVSRAIALGDWNAVKAAKGVGPKIAQRVVLDLKDKAPSMMAMTGTLAQAIGEGEAEVIETVIDPEGQVKAQAPQNASAQSEALSALGNLGYGPGDAAGAVAQAASENEGADTPTLIRAALKLLAPKE, from the coding sequence ATGATCGGCAAAATCACAGGTCGGATCGACTATCGTGCAACGGATCACATCCTGATTGATGTCAGGGGGGTCGGGTATCTGGTCTTTTGCTCTGACCGCACCTTGGCAGCCTTGCCCGCCGTTGGCGAAGTGACCGCACTTTATACCGATCTGGTTGTGCGCGAAGACCTTTTGCAGCTGTTCGGGTTTCAGACATTGGTGGAAAAGGAATGGCACCGTTTGCTGACCTCTGTGCAGGGTGTGGGTGCCAAGGCGTCGTTGGCTATTCTGGGAACGCTGGGGCATGACGGCGTCAGCCGTGCCATTGCGTTGGGGGATTGGAATGCCGTCAAAGCTGCGAAGGGCGTAGGCCCGAAAATCGCGCAACGTGTTGTGCTCGACCTCAAGGACAAGGCACCCAGCATGATGGCGATGACCGGAACACTGGCGCAAGCCATTGGTGAAGGAGAGGCTGAAGTTATTGAAACCGTGATTGATCCGGAAGGGCAAGTGAAGGCGCAAGCCCCGCAGAATGCCTCCGCTCAGTCAGAGGCATTGTCGGCACTTGGCAATCTGGGGTATGGCCCCGGAGATGCAGCTGGAGCCGTCGCGCAGGCGGCTTCGGAAAACGAAGGGGCTGACACGCCGACGCTGATCCGTGCTGCGTTGAAACTTCTCGCTCCGAAAGAGTAG
- the ruvB gene encoding Holliday junction branch migration DNA helicase RuvB, translating into MTEIDPTVRPEAMPEDFDRALRPQLLAEFVGQAEARSNLAVFIQSAKQRGEAMDHTLFHGPPGLGKTTLAQIMARELGVGFRMTSGPVLAKAGDLAAILTNLEARDVLFIDEIHRLNPAVEEVLYPALEDFELDLVIGEGPAARTVRIELQPFTLVGATTRMGLLTTPLRDRFGIPTRLQFYTEDELFIIVDRNARKLGAPADEGGAREIAKRARGTPRIAGRLLRRVVDFAVVEGDGRVTRELADMALTRLGVDHLGLDGADRRYLRLIAENYQGGPVGIETMSAALSESRDALEEVIEPFLLQQGLIQRTPRGRMLAQKAWTHLGMTPPKSQSDLFG; encoded by the coding sequence GTGACAGAAATTGATCCCACCGTGCGGCCCGAAGCGATGCCAGAAGACTTCGACCGCGCTTTGCGGCCGCAACTGCTGGCGGAATTTGTGGGTCAGGCCGAAGCACGTTCAAATCTTGCCGTCTTTATCCAGTCGGCAAAGCAGCGTGGCGAAGCGATGGATCACACGTTGTTTCATGGCCCGCCCGGTTTGGGTAAAACCACACTCGCACAAATCATGGCTCGGGAGCTTGGGGTCGGCTTCAGAATGACGTCCGGGCCGGTGCTGGCCAAGGCGGGTGATCTTGCGGCGATCCTGACGAACCTTGAAGCGCGTGACGTGCTGTTCATTGACGAAATCCACCGGCTGAACCCTGCGGTCGAAGAAGTGTTGTACCCGGCGCTCGAGGACTTTGAGCTGGATTTGGTTATTGGCGAAGGTCCGGCGGCCCGCACGGTGCGCATCGAATTGCAGCCTTTCACACTTGTGGGTGCCACCACACGGATGGGCCTGCTCACCACACCGCTGCGCGACCGCTTTGGCATCCCGACAAGGTTGCAGTTCTATACCGAGGATGAATTGTTCATCATCGTAGACCGCAACGCCCGCAAACTGGGCGCGCCTGCGGATGAAGGGGGCGCGCGCGAGATCGCCAAACGCGCACGCGGTACACCTCGCATTGCGGGGCGCCTGCTGCGCCGCGTTGTCGATTTCGCCGTGGTTGAGGGGGACGGGCGTGTAACCCGGGAACTTGCTGATATGGCGCTCACGCGGCTGGGTGTGGATCATCTGGGGCTGGATGGCGCTGACCGGCGGTATCTGCGTTTGATTGCGGAGAATTATCAGGGCGGCCCTGTGGGGATCGAGACAATGTCGGCTGCGCTGTCAGAGAGCCGCGATGCACTGGAAGAAGTGATTGAACCGTTTCTCTTGCAGCAAGGGCTGATCCAGCGCACACCGCGCGGACGGATGCTGGCGCAGAAAGCATGGACGCATTTGGGGATGACACCGCCTAAGTCGCAAAGCGATTTGTTCGGGTGA
- a CDS encoding YbgC/FadM family acyl-CoA thioesterase, whose translation MTHSFAVRIFYEDTDMAGIVYYANYLKYIERARSDIVEQLGVDQRAMRDDDVVFVITRVEADYIGVARFGDRLEVRTTHHAKGAVRWMFDQEVLREGKVIFRAKVTAVCMSTAGKPTRLPAKLRRQLVDPAS comes from the coding sequence ATGACACATTCGTTTGCGGTCCGAATCTTTTATGAAGACACGGATATGGCTGGCATCGTTTATTACGCCAACTACCTCAAATACATCGAACGCGCGCGCTCTGACATTGTGGAACAATTGGGCGTGGACCAGCGTGCCATGCGGGATGACGATGTAGTCTTTGTCATCACACGTGTTGAGGCGGATTATATCGGGGTTGCAAGGTTCGGCGACCGGCTTGAGGTGCGCACGACACATCATGCCAAAGGGGCGGTGCGCTGGATGTTCGACCAAGAGGTCCTGCGCGAGGGCAAGGTCATATTCCGCGCGAAGGTTACGGCCGTTTGCATGAGCACAGCCGGAAAACCGACCCGTCTGCCAGCAAAACTCCGCCGACAGCTGGTAGATCCAGCGTCCTAA
- the tolQ gene encoding protein TolQ has translation MEAETLALANEIDFSMWGLFARATFTVKLVMIMLIFASFWSWSIIIQKFIQYRSARTDAEAFDRAFWSGEPLDGLFDQIGADPDGPAEKVFAAGMTEWRRSHREDGGLIPGATARIDRSMDVAIAKEADRLQKGLTVLATVGSSAPFIGLFGTVIGIMNAFIEIAEQQNTNLAVVAPGIAEALLATGLGLLAAIPAVIFYNKFNSDSERIIGNHEAFSDEFATILSRQLDS, from the coding sequence ATGGAAGCAGAGACGCTGGCATTGGCCAATGAGATTGATTTCTCAATGTGGGGGTTGTTCGCACGCGCGACATTCACCGTAAAACTTGTAATGATCATGCTGATCTTTGCATCTTTCTGGTCCTGGTCGATCATCATCCAGAAATTCATCCAATACCGCAGTGCGCGCACGGACGCCGAAGCTTTTGATCGCGCGTTCTGGTCGGGAGAACCGCTGGACGGATTGTTTGACCAGATCGGTGCGGACCCGGATGGCCCAGCAGAAAAAGTGTTTGCGGCAGGCATGACCGAATGGCGAAGGTCGCACCGCGAAGATGGCGGGTTGATCCCCGGTGCCACGGCGCGGATCGACCGGAGCATGGATGTTGCCATCGCCAAAGAGGCAGACAGACTGCAAAAGGGTCTGACTGTTTTGGCGACTGTCGGATCATCCGCGCCTTTCATTGGTCTCTTCGGGACCGTGATCGGTATCATGAACGCCTTTATCGAGATTGCGGAACAGCAAAACACCAACCTCGCGGTTGTCGCCCCCGGTATCGCCGAGGCGCTGCTGGCGACGGGGCTGGGCCTTTTGGCTGCGATCCCCGCGGTCATCTTTTACAACAAGTTCAACTCTGACAGCGAACGCATCATTGGCAATCACGAGGCGTTTTCGGATGAATTCGCCACGATCCTCAGCCGTCAGTTGGATAGCTGA
- the tolR gene encoding protein TolR: MGAGVVKKQGGRGRRRGRAQPMAEINVTPFVDVMLVLLIIFMVAAPLLTVGVPVELPKTAAGALPTEQEEPLTVTLTAEGEVQIQTTAVERDQLLTRLRGIAAERASDRVFLRADGAVPYSQVMEVMGALNAGGFSNIGLVTDIGGPALDGSGTSGN, from the coding sequence ATGGGTGCCGGTGTCGTGAAAAAGCAGGGCGGTCGGGGTCGCAGACGCGGTCGCGCCCAGCCTATGGCGGAGATTAACGTCACACCATTTGTGGATGTGATGTTGGTACTCCTAATTATCTTTATGGTCGCGGCACCGTTGCTCACCGTCGGTGTGCCGGTCGAATTGCCCAAGACTGCGGCGGGGGCGCTGCCGACAGAGCAGGAAGAGCCGCTGACGGTGACGCTTACCGCCGAGGGCGAAGTGCAGATCCAGACGACTGCGGTCGAGCGCGATCAGCTGTTGACTCGCTTGCGTGGCATCGCGGCAGAGCGCGCAAGCGACCGTGTTTTCCTGCGCGCAGACGGTGCTGTGCCTTACAGTCAGGTCATGGAAGTCATGGGCGCGCTGAACGCCGGTGGCTTTTCGAACATCGGACTGGTGACAGACATTGGCGGACCCGCGCTGGACGGCAGCGGGACGTCGGGGAACTGA
- the tolB gene encoding Tol-Pal system beta propeller repeat protein TolB, translating into MKNLFMSICMGIGLCIGGAVQAQEPLRIIIDEAIIEPLPFAVPSFQPESAQSAQMAADLARVVAEDLAGTGLFREIPSSAFISTVSDFNAPVQYADWKAINAQALVTGAVNVQGGNVNVKFRLYDVFSGAELGSGLQFSGTTDGWRRMAHKVADAVYARITGEGPYFDSRVVYVSETGPKDDRKKRLAIMDYDGANVQYLTDSGSIVLAPRFSPSGDRVLYTSYESGFPRIYVLDIGSVQRRVLESAEGTMSFAPRFSPSGQTVVYSLTQGGNTDIYSMDINSGQSVRLTNTPAIETAPSYSPDGSRIVFESDRSGSQQLYVMPATGGEAQRISFGEGRYGTPVWSPRGDLVAFTKQNKGRFHIGVMRLDGSQERLLTASFLDEGPTWAPNGRVIMFARETQGAAGSSTLYSVDISGRNLRPVSTPSGGSDPSWSPLQK; encoded by the coding sequence ATGAAAAATCTGTTTATGAGCATCTGCATGGGGATTGGCCTGTGTATCGGCGGCGCGGTTCAGGCGCAGGAACCCCTGCGCATCATCATTGACGAGGCGATCATCGAACCGCTTCCCTTTGCGGTGCCGTCCTTCCAACCCGAAAGCGCACAATCGGCGCAGATGGCTGCTGATCTGGCACGCGTTGTCGCAGAAGACCTTGCCGGAACGGGCCTTTTCCGTGAAATTCCTTCGTCGGCGTTTATTTCCACCGTCAGTGACTTCAATGCGCCCGTACAATACGCGGACTGGAAAGCAATCAATGCGCAGGCGCTGGTCACCGGAGCGGTCAATGTTCAAGGTGGCAACGTAAACGTGAAATTCCGCCTCTATGATGTGTTCTCGGGCGCGGAGCTGGGCAGCGGCTTGCAGTTTTCCGGCACCACGGATGGCTGGCGACGGATGGCGCACAAGGTGGCCGATGCGGTCTATGCGCGCATTACCGGCGAAGGGCCGTACTTCGACAGCCGTGTGGTCTATGTATCGGAGACCGGGCCGAAAGATGACCGTAAGAAACGGTTGGCGATCATGGATTATGACGGGGCCAACGTACAATACCTGACTGATTCTGGTTCAATCGTTCTGGCTCCACGGTTCTCCCCGTCGGGCGACCGGGTGCTTTATACCAGCTACGAAAGCGGATTTCCGCGCATCTATGTGCTTGATATCGGGTCCGTGCAGCGCCGCGTCCTAGAGAGCGCTGAAGGCACCATGAGCTTTGCGCCGAGGTTCTCGCCCTCTGGCCAGACAGTTGTCTATTCGCTGACCCAAGGTGGCAATACAGATATCTACTCCATGGATATCAACAGCGGGCAGTCCGTCCGGCTGACGAATACACCTGCAATTGAGACCGCCCCAAGCTATTCGCCGGACGGCTCTCGCATTGTGTTCGAAAGCGACCGCTCGGGATCACAACAGCTTTACGTCATGCCTGCAACGGGTGGAGAAGCGCAGCGAATTTCCTTTGGTGAAGGCCGCTATGGCACGCCGGTATGGTCTCCACGCGGTGATCTGGTCGCGTTCACTAAGCAGAACAAGGGACGTTTCCACATCGGCGTGATGCGTCTTGATGGATCACAGGAACGTCTGCTGACAGCATCGTTTCTGGACGAAGGTCCGACGTGGGCTCCGAATGGTCGCGTAATTATGTTTGCCCGCGAAACCCAAGGTGCTGCCGGATCGTCGACGCTTTACTCTGTCGATATCTCGGGACGGAACCTGCGTCCTGTCAGCACACCGTCGGGTGGATCGGACCCATCTTGGTCCCCATTGCAAAAGTGA
- the pal gene encoding peptidoglycan-associated lipoprotein Pal — MKRFVTSSLLVAVLGLSACTNPDRFGADGADAGGTLGAGANTGIVPGSANDPTSTAFFQQSVGDRVLFLVDQSNLTPEGQATLNGQAQWLLTNSDYRAVIEGHADEQGTREYNLALGARRANAAQEYLISKGVPASRLKVVSYGKERPIEICSNEACYAKNRRAVTVLAGGLSS; from the coding sequence ATGAAGCGTTTTGTAACAAGCAGCCTATTGGTTGCCGTTCTGGGCCTGAGCGCCTGTACCAACCCCGACCGTTTTGGTGCGGACGGTGCCGATGCAGGTGGGACACTTGGCGCAGGTGCCAACACCGGTATCGTCCCCGGCAGTGCCAACGATCCAACCTCAACCGCATTTTTCCAACAGTCCGTCGGCGACCGCGTGTTGTTCTTGGTGGATCAATCCAATCTGACACCCGAGGGTCAGGCCACGTTGAATGGTCAGGCGCAATGGTTGCTGACCAATTCCGACTACCGTGCAGTGATCGAAGGTCACGCGGACGAGCAGGGCACGCGGGAATATAACCTCGCACTCGGCGCGCGTCGTGCGAATGCGGCTCAGGAATACCTGATCTCGAAAGGCGTTCCGGCATCGCGGCTGAAAGTCGTAAGCTATGGCAAGGAACGCCCGATCGAGATTTGCTCGAACGAAGCGTGCTATGCCAAAAACCGCCGCGCGGTCACTGTGCTTGCCGGTGGTCTGAGCAGCTAA
- the ybgF gene encoding tol-pal system protein YbgF, translating to MKLRYITAFVLGVAFAPAMGVAQDSQTLADVRQELTMLYTEVQKLRRELSTTGGAGVNTAGASVLDRVSAMESELSRLTAKSEEMENRINRIVADGTSRIGDLEFRLVELEGGDISALGETSTLGGDGQTAVAAPLTAPATPTDQASLAVGEAADFERAQEALASSDFRTAADLFATFNQTYPGGPLAAEADLRRGDALDKLGDTKEAARAYLASFSTDPEGALAPQALYELGRTLGVLGQTQEACTTLGEVGLRFPQSTAASQAQDQRRNIGCT from the coding sequence ATGAAACTGCGGTATATCACGGCATTTGTACTGGGGGTCGCTTTTGCGCCGGCTATGGGTGTCGCACAAGACAGCCAGACCCTTGCAGATGTGCGTCAGGAACTGACGATGCTCTATACGGAAGTGCAAAAGCTGCGTCGTGAACTGTCCACGACCGGTGGCGCAGGGGTGAATACTGCGGGCGCATCCGTGCTGGACCGGGTGTCCGCCATGGAAAGCGAGCTGTCACGCCTGACAGCCAAAAGCGAAGAGATGGAAAACCGGATCAACCGGATCGTGGCGGATGGAACCTCGCGGATCGGCGATCTTGAGTTCCGTCTGGTCGAACTGGAGGGCGGCGATATCTCGGCGCTCGGAGAGACATCAACGCTTGGGGGTGACGGACAAACCGCCGTGGCAGCACCTCTGACGGCACCGGCCACGCCGACTGATCAAGCCTCGCTTGCGGTTGGTGAAGCGGCTGACTTCGAGCGGGCGCAGGAGGCGCTCGCATCCAGTGACTTTCGCACCGCCGCTGACCTCTTTGCGACCTTCAATCAGACCTATCCGGGCGGACCGCTAGCCGCCGAAGCCGATTTGCGCCGTGGTGATGCGCTCGACAAACTCGGTGACACGAAAGAGGCAGCACGCGCCTATCTGGCAAGCTTCAGCACCGATCCCGAGGGCGCACTTGCCCCGCAGGCGCTTTATGAACTGGGCCGGACATTGGGCGTGTTGGGTCAGACGCAGGAGGCCTGCACCACGCTTGGTGAAGTCGGTCTGCGGTTCCCGCAAAGTACAGCAGCAAGTCAGGCACAGGATCAACGCCGAAATATCGGGTGTACGTAA
- the tilS gene encoding tRNA lysidine(34) synthetase TilS, translated as MPERLTEYVSEAFMPHPPQTMGVAVSGGSDSMALLHLLSEFCAIHDIKLRAVTVDHRLREASTEEADSVARHCAKIGVPHDTLVWQDWDGEGNLQNAAREARYSKMAAWASSNGIDTIAVGHTADDQAETVLMRIARRSGVDGLSAMRPRTVREGITWVRPLLQTKRQTLKTYLTNQDITWVSDPSNEDERYDRIRARKALDLLAPLGIDVDALGEVAKHMAQARKALDWHTFLAAKQIVQIKDGALLIEETGLRLQPDEVQRRLMVKCINWVSGARYAPRSSAIESLLSGVRKGKAGTLDGCHIRCIGDNIWVFREFNAVRNVACATDQLWDNRWKMVSQHPTVHHHDLRIKALGLEGLEQCPDWRATGLPHVMLQSTPAIWFGDSLIAAPHAGFPQNWRAELNELPDTLFAALLSH; from the coding sequence ATGCCGGAACGCCTCACTGAATACGTCTCCGAGGCGTTTATGCCTCATCCGCCCCAGACGATGGGTGTTGCGGTTTCAGGCGGCAGTGATTCAATGGCGTTGTTACATCTGCTTAGCGAATTCTGTGCAATCCACGATATCAAGCTGCGTGCCGTAACCGTCGATCACAGGCTTAGGGAAGCCTCCACCGAAGAAGCCGACAGCGTGGCGCGACACTGCGCAAAGATTGGTGTGCCCCATGATACGCTCGTCTGGCAGGATTGGGACGGCGAGGGCAATCTTCAGAATGCCGCGCGTGAAGCGCGTTACAGCAAGATGGCTGCTTGGGCATCCTCTAACGGGATCGACACGATTGCGGTGGGCCACACAGCAGACGATCAGGCGGAAACGGTTCTTATGCGTATTGCCCGGCGTTCGGGCGTAGACGGGCTATCCGCGATGCGGCCGCGTACCGTGCGCGAAGGGATCACATGGGTCCGGCCCCTGCTGCAGACCAAGCGTCAGACCCTCAAGACATATCTGACAAATCAAGACATCACATGGGTGAGTGACCCCAGTAACGAAGACGAACGCTATGACCGGATCAGAGCCCGCAAGGCGCTTGATCTGCTCGCCCCTTTGGGGATTGATGTCGACGCTTTGGGCGAAGTTGCAAAACACATGGCACAGGCCCGCAAGGCGCTTGATTGGCATACGTTTCTGGCAGCAAAGCAGATTGTCCAGATCAAGGATGGCGCATTGCTGATCGAAGAAACCGGCCTGCGGCTGCAACCTGACGAAGTACAGCGCCGATTGATGGTCAAATGTATTAACTGGGTCAGCGGCGCCCGCTATGCGCCGCGCAGCAGCGCAATCGAAAGCTTGCTTTCCGGAGTGCGCAAAGGAAAGGCAGGTACGCTGGACGGCTGCCACATCCGCTGTATCGGCGACAATATCTGGGTTTTTCGCGAATTTAACGCGGTGCGAAATGTGGCCTGCGCCACGGACCAACTATGGGACAATCGTTGGAAAATGGTTTCGCAGCACCCGACAGTGCATCACCATGACCTGCGCATCAAAGCGCTTGGGCTTGAAGGGTTGGAACAATGTCCTGACTGGCGTGCAACCGGCCTGCCACATGTGATGCTGCAATCCACACCTGCCATCTGGTTCGGGGACTCATTGATCGCCGCTCCCCATGCCGGTTTCCCGCAAAACTGGCGTGCTGAACTGAATGAATTGCCGGATACGCTTTTTGCCGCACTATTATCGCATTGA